A section of the Gemmatimonadaceae bacterium genome encodes:
- a CDS encoding DUF1572 family protein, with amino-acid sequence MSATLLHDLSLVFARDLNALRAEVLAYPDDASVWAAPSGVPNAGGTLVLHLCGNMRHFVGAGLGNSGYVRDREAEFSTRGTSRAELAALIHITIAEVTLALQSCPAARLGESMQLGPASIPIHRALLHLATHLAYHLGQLDYHRRIVTGDGQGVGAMALPPIVG; translated from the coding sequence ATGAGCGCCACCCTGTTGCACGACCTCTCCCTCGTCTTCGCGCGCGACCTCAACGCGCTGCGCGCCGAGGTGCTCGCCTATCCGGACGATGCGTCGGTGTGGGCCGCGCCATCGGGCGTGCCTAACGCCGGCGGAACGCTCGTGTTGCACCTGTGCGGCAACATGCGGCACTTCGTCGGCGCGGGACTCGGCAACTCGGGATACGTGCGCGACCGCGAGGCGGAGTTCTCCACGCGGGGAACGTCACGCGCGGAGCTGGCGGCGCTGATCCACATCACCATCGCCGAGGTGACGCTCGCCCTCCAATCGTGCCCCGCGGCGAGGCTTGGCGAGTCGATGCAGCTTGGCCCGGCGTCGATCCCGATCCATCGTGCCCTGTTGCATCTGGCAACGCACCTGGCCTATCACCTGGGGCAGCTCGACTACCACCGACGCATCGTCACCGGCGATGGGCAGGGCGTGGGGGCGATGGCGCTCCCGCCCATCGTCGGGTAG
- a CDS encoding sigma-70 family RNA polymerase sigma factor produces MPSPVTPDGPRDATPLLDALLERLGQMVRAIGGRHALESDEIDALLQEVRIRIWRAHPEREEIARLPTSYVYRTAMAAAVDLLRQRRRATRALPLEDAAATAAPAATAADARTMVDDLGAAIARALSGMVESRRAVVRLHLTGYPRDEIGRLLGWDDARVRNLLYRGMDDLRERLTQMGYRWPEGE; encoded by the coding sequence ATGCCATCACCCGTCACGCCTGACGGCCCTCGCGACGCCACGCCGCTGCTCGATGCGCTGCTGGAGCGCCTGGGGCAGATGGTGCGCGCGATTGGGGGACGCCACGCGCTGGAGTCTGACGAGATCGACGCCCTGCTGCAGGAGGTGCGCATCCGCATCTGGCGTGCGCACCCCGAACGTGAGGAGATCGCGCGCCTCCCGACGTCATACGTATACCGGACTGCCATGGCGGCGGCGGTTGACCTGCTGCGGCAGCGGCGCCGGGCCACGCGCGCCCTCCCGCTCGAGGACGCAGCGGCCACCGCGGCCCCCGCGGCGACTGCCGCTGACGCACGCACCATGGTCGACGACCTTGGCGCGGCGATCGCCCGCGCCCTGTCGGGGATGGTCGAGTCGCGACGCGCGGTGGTGCGGTTGCACCTGACGGGATACCCGCGCGACGAGATCGGTCGCTTGCTGGGATGGGATGACGCTCGCGTGCGCAACCTGCTGTACCGCGGGATGGACGACCTGCGTGAACGACTCACGCAGATGGGATATCGCTGGCCGGAGGGCGAATGA
- a CDS encoding CHAT domain-containing protein, translating to MRLAASSGALLLAAAQGAAHAPHAAVAQLPQAVRGDSSARGIAAAAQGAAERGRLAEWGAPWRKRLARDAADRRARYAVATHDRLSYAVAAATAGFARLGQPARAAGTRVAPALPPAADDVTRQAQYWTAALAAQRGRHDEAIESLVMLERTALAENDTLTALDAMLLRAGAILRRQGPLAATPILERGDALRWGDDPTLQVAARCRWAAVHSRRGAREEARRAAREGMARAANAGLLRLAASCRFTLATEFARSGLSDSVAAHLIPAMAAQRATLDLAGLAASSQWAGFYSASLGHFTMAQRYQREAWELAIRAQVADAAAWTALNRAAVALAFRDATATATWLPRADSLMRRLDDPAGRVEVARLQARHALARGDTSASRAALAMAHSLAGRLGDPQLQLAVVASQRASAMRAGAPGEAGKLLRDEAALIDRYALDGWRLSLAATRGELALRQGDVVAARPLLQRAAEQLHPSQHHFRHVIEGQLALTYALEGDGRAAARVARAAAESFDSWRASLADSALRLLTVQAVEGDRWYQAMLEARLVALGEMETAFLLSERRRARELQERLLLAAAWHGDGGGDGRPATSRPHVQLATSAPPTVEALQRAVPDARTAVVTLTLGAGTAPGLAFVLTRDTLAAFALPPREVVAPQVRRLVAQLEGGRPDGGASRRLGDLLLTPLLPLLQLTGTTRVIFVPEGVLHRLPLDVLALPDGRPFLAQFETAVLPAVGVLATLRERAAHARGARAEGSAAAPAVLVLADPLEARVRTGEDHPFAASAVAGGRGGLPRLHGAREEARRLQRAFPAAELRLGPAASENFVRSNVERFDVLHFATHAVVDEWSGATAALQLSPTAGGEDGWLEAGEISAMRLRAALVVLSACRTVGGEVLAGEGVRGLTGAFLEAGVPRVIATAWLVRDRELAPLLGDFYDALARGVSYGAALRLARLDARARGATPATWAAFALVGDPTGTLTEPATR from the coding sequence ATGCGCCTGGCCGCGTCGTCAGGCGCACTGCTGCTCGCGGCGGCCCAAGGCGCCGCGCATGCGCCGCACGCCGCCGTGGCGCAGCTCCCGCAAGCAGTGCGCGGCGACTCGTCCGCGCGCGGCATCGCCGCGGCGGCACAGGGCGCTGCCGAGCGCGGCCGCCTCGCCGAATGGGGGGCGCCGTGGCGCAAGCGCCTGGCGCGCGACGCCGCCGACCGGCGCGCTCGCTATGCGGTGGCCACCCACGACCGCCTGTCGTATGCCGTCGCGGCGGCCACCGCCGGCTTCGCCCGCTTAGGGCAACCGGCGCGCGCGGCGGGTACGCGCGTGGCGCCGGCACTCCCCCCTGCCGCCGACGACGTCACCCGTCAGGCGCAATACTGGACGGCGGCGCTGGCCGCGCAGCGCGGCCGGCACGACGAGGCGATCGAATCCCTCGTCATGCTGGAGCGCACTGCGCTCGCCGAGAACGACACACTCACCGCACTCGACGCCATGCTCCTGCGCGCGGGGGCCATCCTCCGTCGCCAGGGTCCCCTCGCCGCCACGCCGATCCTCGAACGCGGCGACGCGCTGCGTTGGGGGGACGATCCCACGTTGCAGGTGGCGGCACGCTGCCGGTGGGCGGCCGTCCATTCCCGGCGGGGGGCACGCGAGGAGGCCCGTCGTGCGGCGCGCGAGGGGATGGCGCGCGCGGCCAATGCCGGCTTGTTGCGCCTGGCGGCATCGTGCCGCTTCACGCTGGCCACCGAGTTCGCTCGCAGCGGCTTGAGCGACTCGGTCGCCGCGCACCTCATTCCCGCGATGGCGGCACAACGCGCCACGCTCGACCTGGCCGGCCTCGCCGCGTCGAGCCAGTGGGCGGGCTTCTACAGCGCATCGCTGGGCCACTTCACCATGGCGCAACGCTACCAGCGCGAGGCGTGGGAGCTGGCCATACGCGCCCAGGTGGCCGATGCCGCTGCCTGGACGGCGCTCAATCGGGCGGCGGTGGCCCTCGCCTTCCGCGACGCAACCGCCACGGCGACCTGGCTCCCGCGCGCCGACTCGCTGATGCGCCGCCTCGACGATCCGGCGGGGCGCGTGGAGGTGGCCCGGCTGCAGGCGCGTCACGCCCTCGCGCGCGGCGACACGAGCGCCAGTCGCGCCGCGCTGGCGATGGCCCACTCCCTCGCCGGGCGACTCGGCGACCCGCAGTTGCAGCTGGCGGTGGTTGCCTCGCAGCGCGCCAGCGCCATGCGCGCCGGCGCGCCGGGCGAAGCGGGCAAGCTCCTCCGCGACGAGGCGGCCCTCATCGACAGGTACGCCCTGGATGGGTGGCGCCTGTCGCTGGCCGCCACACGCGGCGAACTGGCGCTCCGACAGGGCGACGTGGTGGCCGCCCGCCCACTCCTGCAGCGCGCGGCCGAGCAGTTGCACCCCAGCCAGCATCACTTTCGCCACGTGATCGAGGGGCAGCTGGCGCTGACGTACGCGCTGGAGGGCGATGGTCGCGCGGCGGCGCGCGTGGCGAGGGCGGCGGCCGAGTCGTTTGACAGTTGGCGGGCCTCGCTTGCCGACAGCGCGTTGCGGCTGCTCACCGTGCAGGCGGTGGAGGGGGACCGCTGGTATCAGGCGATGCTGGAGGCGCGCCTGGTGGCCCTCGGCGAGATGGAAACCGCCTTCCTCCTCTCCGAGCGGCGCCGGGCCCGCGAGCTGCAAGAGCGGCTCCTGCTGGCCGCGGCGTGGCACGGCGACGGGGGCGGCGATGGGCGCCCCGCGACGTCGCGCCCGCACGTGCAGCTGGCGACGTCCGCCCCGCCCACCGTCGAGGCGCTGCAGCGCGCCGTCCCCGACGCGCGCACGGCGGTCGTGACCCTCACCCTCGGCGCGGGGACGGCGCCGGGGCTCGCCTTCGTCCTCACGCGCGACACGCTGGCGGCCTTTGCGTTGCCGCCACGGGAAGTCGTCGCGCCGCAGGTGCGGCGCCTCGTCGCGCAACTGGAGGGCGGGCGCCCCGACGGTGGCGCCTCACGACGGCTTGGCGACCTCCTCCTGACCCCGCTGTTGCCGCTGTTGCAACTGACGGGAACGACGCGGGTGATCTTCGTCCCCGAAGGTGTGCTCCACCGCCTGCCGCTCGACGTGCTCGCCTTGCCCGACGGACGCCCCTTTCTGGCGCAGTTCGAGACGGCGGTGCTCCCCGCGGTGGGAGTGCTCGCGACGCTGCGCGAGCGCGCAGCGCACGCGAGGGGGGCGCGCGCGGAGGGGAGCGCAGCGGCGCCGGCCGTCCTCGTGCTCGCCGATCCGTTGGAGGCACGGGTGCGGACCGGCGAGGACCATCCGTTCGCCGCGTCGGCCGTCGCCGGGGGTCGAGGCGGGCTCCCGCGCCTCCACGGGGCCCGGGAGGAAGCCCGCCGGCTGCAACGCGCCTTTCCCGCGGCGGAGCTTCGGCTCGGCCCGGCGGCGAGCGAAAACTTCGTACGGTCCAACGTGGAGCGCTTTGATGTGCTCCATTTCGCCACGCATGCCGTCGTCGACGAATGGTCGGGCGCCACGGCCGCGTTGCAGCTGTCGCCCACCGCGGGCGGCGAGGATGGATGGCTCGAGGCCGGCGAGATCAGCGCCATGCGCCTGCGCGCCGCGCTGGTCGTCCTCTCGGCGTGTCGCACCGTCGGGGGCGAGGTGCTGGCGGGCGAGGGAGTGCGCGGCCTCACTGGCGCATTCCTGGAGGCGGGGGTCCCGCGCGTGATCGCCACGGCGTGGCTGGTGCGCGACCGCGAACTGGCGCCGTTGCTGGGCGACTTCTACGACGCGCTGGCGCGCGGTGTGTCATATGGCGCCGCCTTGCGGCTGGCGCGCCTCGACGCCAGGGCGCGCGGCGCGACGCCGGCCACGTGGGCCGCATTCGCCCTCGTCGGCGATCCCACCGGCACCCTCACCGAACCGGCGACCCGTTAG